The following proteins come from a genomic window of Nocardiopsis sp. YSL2:
- the rpsB gene encoding 30S ribosomal protein S2 — protein sequence MATVVTIRQLLESGVHFGHQTRRWNPKMKRFIFTERNGIYIIDLQKSLAYIDRAYEFVKQTVAHGGTILFVGTKKQAQEAIDEQARRVGMPFVNQRWLGGMLTNFSTVHKRLQRLKELEEIDFDDVAGSSLTKKELLNLRREKEKLERTLGGIRDMARVPSAVWIVDTKKEHIAISEARKLNIPVVAILDTNCDPDEVDYPIPGNDDAIRSVSLLTRVVADAVADGLLARSGASTEAGAEKPAEEPLAEWERELLEGKGKEGAAAAEAAAAEAPAETATVAPADEVAAEAPGEATAAESPAEAPAQAPAEGSAE from the coding sequence ATGGCCACAGTCGTGACAATTCGCCAGCTCCTGGAGAGCGGCGTCCACTTCGGGCACCAGACGCGTCGCTGGAACCCCAAGATGAAGCGCTTCATCTTCACCGAGCGCAACGGCATCTACATCATCGACCTCCAGAAGTCGCTGGCGTACATCGACCGCGCCTACGAGTTCGTCAAGCAGACGGTCGCCCACGGCGGCACCATTCTGTTCGTCGGCACGAAGAAGCAGGCGCAGGAGGCCATCGACGAGCAGGCCCGCCGCGTCGGCATGCCCTTCGTCAACCAGCGCTGGCTGGGCGGCATGCTCACCAACTTCTCCACCGTGCACAAGCGGCTCCAGCGCCTCAAGGAGCTGGAGGAGATCGACTTCGACGACGTCGCCGGCTCCTCGCTCACCAAGAAGGAGCTCCTCAACCTCCGTCGTGAGAAGGAGAAGCTGGAGCGCACCCTTGGCGGTATCCGCGACATGGCCCGCGTGCCGAGCGCCGTGTGGATCGTGGACACCAAGAAGGAGCACATCGCGATCAGCGAGGCTCGCAAGCTGAACATCCCGGTCGTCGCGATCCTCGACACCAACTGCGACCCGGACGAGGTCGACTACCCGATCCCGGGTAACGACGACGCCATCCGCAGTGTCAGCCTGCTGACCCGCGTGGTCGCCGACGCCGTCGCCGACGGTCTCCTCGCCCGCTCCGGCGCCTCCACCGAGGCCGGCGCCGAGAAGCCCGCCGAGGAGCCCCTGGCCGAGTGGGAGCGCGAGCTCCTGGAGGGCAAGGGCAAGGAGGGCGCCGCCGCCGCGGAGGCGGCCGCCGCCGAGGCTCCCGCCGAGACCGCCACGGTCGCCCCGGCCGACGAGGTCGCCGCCGAGGCTCCGGGCGAGGCCACCGCCGCCGAGTCGCCCGCCGAGGCTCCGGCCCAGGCGCCCGCCGAGGGCTCCGCCGAGTAG
- the tsf gene encoding translation elongation factor Ts — protein sequence MANFTAADVKKLRDMTGAGMMACKKALTEADGDFDKAVEALRIKGAKKQAERGERTAAQGTVVLKQQSEGKATLIELNCETDFVAKNDQFIALADQVAEFVVSVDSDDLATVAAAEIEPGKSLQDFVAEKGAIIGEKLELRRVAKFDGAYVASYLHKSDPDLPPTMGVMVELDKADAEVGKDLAQQIAALAPQYVGKDDVPADVVENERRIAEQTTREEGKPEQAIPKIVEGRLNGFFKEATLLGQPFVKENKKTVQKVVDEAGVSVKRFVRFKVGQA from the coding sequence ATGGCGAACTTCACCGCCGCGGACGTCAAGAAGCTGCGGGACATGACCGGCGCCGGCATGATGGCCTGCAAGAAGGCCCTCACCGAGGCCGACGGCGACTTCGACAAGGCCGTCGAGGCCCTGCGCATCAAGGGCGCGAAGAAGCAGGCCGAGCGCGGCGAGCGCACCGCCGCCCAGGGCACGGTCGTCCTCAAGCAGCAGAGCGAGGGCAAGGCGACCCTCATCGAGCTCAACTGCGAGACCGACTTCGTCGCCAAGAACGACCAGTTCATCGCGCTGGCCGACCAGGTGGCCGAGTTCGTCGTCTCGGTCGACAGCGACGACCTGGCCACCGTGGCCGCCGCGGAGATCGAGCCGGGCAAGAGCCTGCAGGACTTCGTGGCCGAGAAGGGCGCGATCATCGGCGAGAAGCTGGAGCTCCGCCGCGTCGCCAAGTTCGACGGTGCCTACGTCGCCAGCTACCTGCACAAGTCCGACCCGGACCTGCCCCCCACCATGGGCGTCATGGTCGAGCTGGACAAGGCCGACGCCGAGGTCGGCAAGGACCTCGCCCAGCAGATCGCCGCCCTGGCTCCGCAGTACGTGGGCAAGGACGACGTCCCCGCCGACGTCGTGGAGAACGAGCGCCGCATCGCCGAGCAGACGACCCGCGAGGAGGGCAAGCCCGAGCAGGCGATCCCCAAGATCGTGGAGGGCCGCCTCAACGGCTTCTTCAAGGAGGCCACGCTGCTCGGCCAGCCGTTCGTCAAGGAGAACAAGAAGACCGTCCAGAAGGTGGTCGACGAGGCCGGCGTCAGCGTCAAGCGCTTCGTCCGCTTCAAGGTCGGCCAGGCCTAG
- the pyrH gene encoding UMP kinase: protein MHDSGWKRVMLKLSGEAFAGGGGLGIDPEVVQYVAESIAEAVSEGIQVAVVVGGGNMFRGAQLTEGGIERGRADYMGMLGTVINCLALQDFLERLGVDTRVQTAIHMSQVAEAYIPRRAVRHLEKGRVVIFGAGLGAPFFSTDTTAAQRALEIGAQAVLKGTQVDGVYDSDPQRNPDAVKFDKLNYNEVLTKSLKVMDATAVSLCMDNGLPIVVFDLMSQGNILRAVRGEKIGTIVGPTTA, encoded by the coding sequence ATGCACGATTCCGGTTGGAAGCGTGTGATGCTCAAACTCTCCGGGGAGGCGTTCGCGGGCGGTGGCGGACTGGGCATCGATCCCGAGGTCGTGCAGTACGTGGCCGAATCCATCGCCGAGGCGGTCTCCGAGGGCATCCAGGTCGCCGTCGTCGTCGGCGGCGGCAACATGTTCCGCGGTGCGCAGCTCACCGAGGGCGGCATCGAGCGCGGCCGCGCCGACTACATGGGCATGCTCGGCACCGTCATCAACTGCCTCGCCCTCCAGGACTTCCTGGAGCGGCTCGGAGTGGACACCCGCGTACAGACCGCGATCCACATGAGCCAGGTCGCCGAGGCCTACATCCCGCGCCGGGCCGTGCGCCACCTGGAGAAGGGCCGCGTGGTCATCTTCGGTGCCGGACTGGGCGCCCCGTTCTTCTCCACCGACACCACCGCCGCCCAGCGCGCGCTGGAGATCGGTGCGCAGGCCGTCCTCAAGGGCACCCAGGTCGACGGGGTCTATGACTCCGACCCGCAGCGCAACCCCGACGCCGTCAAGTTCGACAAGCTCAACTACAACGAGGTCCTCACCAAGAGCCTCAAGGTCATGGACGCCACCGCGGTCAGCCTGTGCATGGACAACGGGCTGCCGATCGTGGTGTTCGACCTGATGAGCCAGGGCAACATCCTGCGCGCGGTCCGCGGTGAGAAGATCGGCACCATCGTCGGGCCGACCACCGCCTGA
- the frr gene encoding ribosome recycling factor yields MIEETLLETEEKMEKAVTVAKEDFATIRTGRPTPATFNKITVDYYGARTPINQLASFSVPEPRMVVISPFDVNSRTDIINAIRNSDLGVNPSDDGQVIRVVFPDLSEERRKEYVKVARTKAEDSKVSIRNVRRRAKDSFEKGVKAGELGEDEAHRAQVELDELSHKYVAAIDELLKHKEAELLEV; encoded by the coding sequence ATGATCGAAGAGACCCTCCTTGAGACCGAGGAGAAGATGGAGAAGGCCGTGACGGTCGCGAAGGAGGACTTCGCGACGATCCGCACGGGTCGTCCCACCCCCGCGACCTTCAACAAGATCACCGTCGACTACTACGGTGCGCGTACGCCGATCAACCAGCTGGCCTCCTTCTCGGTTCCCGAACCGCGGATGGTCGTCATCTCGCCGTTCGACGTCAACTCCCGCACCGACATCATCAACGCGATCCGCAACAGCGACCTGGGCGTGAACCCGTCCGACGACGGCCAGGTCATCCGCGTGGTGTTCCCGGACCTGTCCGAGGAGCGCCGCAAGGAGTACGTGAAGGTCGCGCGGACCAAGGCCGAGGACAGCAAGGTCTCCATCCGCAACGTGCGCCGCCGCGCCAAGGACTCCTTCGAGAAGGGTGTCAAGGCGGGCGAGCTCGGCGAGGACGAGGCGCACCGCGCCCAGGTCGAACTGGACGAGCTGTCCCACAAGTACGTCGCCGCCATCGACGAGCTGTTGAAGCACAAGGAAGCGGAACTGCTCGAGGTTTAG
- a CDS encoding phosphatidate cytidylyltransferase produces the protein MTTSSSGSGGDDHSPEHRPEGPPGGSDSADGQRFVLHKPGGEPVRTGRNLPVAIASGCVLGALVFFSIFPWPQLFTIITSLAVLIGLREVNRAFSGKGMTLAVVPLAVGGVAMQSFAYFGGADWLVGATALTAIAVLSWRLRGGADGFVSDASANLFTLVYLPFLLGTWMLLIAHPDDGQYRLVTFIVVTISSDIGGYFAGILLGRHKMAPVISPNKTWEGFGGSVVGCSVAGALCVVLMLDGPWWVGVVLGLAVVLGATVGDLIESMFKRDLGVKDMGRFMPGHGGLMDRLDSLLIAGPVVWIVLSLLL, from the coding sequence GTGACCACTTCTTCCAGCGGCTCCGGAGGCGATGACCACTCGCCGGAGCACAGACCCGAGGGGCCGCCCGGCGGCTCCGACAGTGCCGACGGGCAGCGCTTCGTGCTGCACAAACCGGGAGGTGAGCCGGTCCGGACCGGCCGCAACCTCCCGGTGGCCATCGCCAGCGGGTGCGTCCTGGGCGCGCTCGTGTTCTTCTCGATCTTTCCCTGGCCGCAGCTGTTCACGATCATCACCTCCCTGGCGGTCCTGATCGGCCTGCGCGAGGTCAACCGGGCGTTCTCCGGCAAGGGCATGACCCTGGCCGTGGTGCCGCTCGCCGTCGGCGGCGTGGCCATGCAGTCCTTCGCCTACTTCGGCGGTGCCGACTGGCTGGTGGGTGCCACCGCGCTCACCGCGATCGCCGTGCTGTCGTGGCGGCTGCGCGGCGGGGCCGACGGGTTCGTGTCGGACGCGTCGGCGAACCTGTTCACCCTGGTGTACCTGCCGTTCCTGTTGGGCACGTGGATGCTGCTCATCGCGCACCCCGACGACGGCCAGTACCGGCTGGTGACGTTCATCGTGGTGACGATCTCCAGCGACATCGGCGGGTACTTCGCCGGGATCCTGCTGGGTCGGCACAAGATGGCGCCGGTGATCAGCCCCAACAAGACCTGGGAGGGCTTCGGCGGCTCCGTCGTCGGCTGTTCCGTCGCCGGGGCGCTGTGCGTGGTGCTGATGCTGGACGGCCCGTGGTGGGTCGGCGTGGTGCTGGGACTCGCGGTCGTGCTGGGTGCGACGGTCGGGGACCTCATCGAGTCGATGTTCAAGCGCGACCTCGGCGTGAAGGACATGGGCCGGTTCATGCCGGGCCACGGCGGGCTGATGGACCGCCTGGACTCCCTGCTCATCGCCGGGCCGGTGGTCTGGATCGTGCTGAGCCTGCTGCTGTAG
- a CDS encoding pyridoxal phosphate-dependent aminotransferase, which translates to MDEPLIERMRAYGETIFAEMTQLAVDTESVNLGQGFPDTDGPRSLLEAATRHILEGVNQYPPGPGRPELRRAVSRYRARHYDLDLDPDTEVYVTVGATAGIAASLLALVEPGDEVLVFEPMYDSYAAMISLAGGVRRSVTLRPDPVSGRFTFDPDELRAAVGPRTRMVIVNTPHNPTGTVFTAEELEQVARVCREHDLIALTDEVYEFLTFDDRPHVPLATLPGMRERTLSVSSVGKMFAVTAWKTGWVMGPEPLVRAVRTVNQFLTFSANGALQLAIADAIDHEGAWIEEQRTALQRKRDRLGQGLTRTGFDVSVCEGTYFLMADIRPLGYADGVTVARALPREAGVAAVPAQVFYDHQQEGAHLLRFAFCKRDEVLDEAVNRLTGWHRRS; encoded by the coding sequence GTGGACGAACCGCTGATCGAACGAATGCGCGCCTACGGCGAGACGATCTTCGCCGAGATGACGCAGCTGGCCGTGGACACCGAGTCGGTCAACCTGGGGCAGGGCTTCCCGGACACCGACGGGCCCCGGTCCCTTCTGGAGGCCGCGACCCGCCACATCCTGGAGGGGGTGAACCAGTACCCTCCGGGTCCCGGACGACCCGAGCTGCGCCGTGCCGTGAGCCGGTACCGGGCGCGCCACTACGACCTGGACCTGGACCCCGACACCGAGGTGTACGTGACCGTCGGCGCGACCGCGGGCATCGCCGCGTCGCTGCTGGCGCTCGTCGAGCCAGGGGACGAGGTCCTCGTCTTCGAGCCGATGTACGACTCCTACGCGGCGATGATCTCCCTCGCGGGGGGCGTGCGCCGGTCGGTGACGCTGCGCCCGGACCCGGTGTCGGGCCGGTTCACCTTCGACCCGGACGAGCTGCGTGCCGCCGTGGGCCCGCGCACGCGCATGGTCATCGTCAACACGCCGCACAATCCCACCGGCACCGTCTTCACCGCCGAGGAACTGGAGCAGGTCGCCCGGGTGTGCCGCGAGCACGACCTGATCGCCCTCACCGACGAGGTCTACGAGTTCCTCACCTTCGACGACCGTCCGCACGTGCCGCTGGCCACTCTGCCGGGCATGCGTGAGCGCACGCTCTCGGTGTCGTCGGTGGGCAAGATGTTCGCCGTCACCGCGTGGAAGACCGGCTGGGTGATGGGCCCCGAACCGCTCGTGCGCGCGGTGCGGACGGTGAACCAGTTCCTGACGTTCTCCGCCAACGGCGCGCTGCAGTTGGCGATCGCCGACGCCATCGACCACGAGGGCGCGTGGATCGAGGAGCAGCGCACCGCCCTGCAGCGCAAGCGCGACCGGTTGGGGCAGGGTCTGACCCGCACCGGGTTCGACGTGAGCGTGTGCGAGGGGACCTACTTCCTCATGGCGGACATCCGCCCGCTCGGGTACGCCGACGGGGTGACCGTGGCCCGCGCCCTGCCTCGCGAGGCGGGTGTCGCCGCCGTGCCGGCGCAGGTCTTCTACGACCACCAGCAGGAGGGCGCCCACCTGCTGCGCTTCGCCTTCTGCAAGCGGGACGAGGTGCTCGACGAGGCGGTGAACCGCCTCACCGGCTGGCACCGGCGCTCCTGA
- a CDS encoding CBS domain-containing protein, whose product MLRNISDVMTSPAITVEPDASLREAAEIMRGSDVGDVMVAEDDRLVGVLTDRDIVLRCVAEGTDPDTATVRSVCSSDVATVPAQSSLRDAVDVMRADALRRLPVVEGERVVGVVTMGDLAVAIDPGSALADVSAAPPNH is encoded by the coding sequence ATGCTGAGGAACATCTCCGACGTGATGACCAGCCCGGCGATCACCGTCGAGCCGGACGCCTCGCTCCGCGAGGCCGCCGAGATCATGCGCGGCTCCGACGTGGGCGACGTGATGGTGGCCGAGGACGACAGGCTGGTGGGTGTCCTGACCGACCGGGACATCGTGCTGCGGTGCGTGGCCGAGGGCACCGACCCGGACACGGCGACGGTCCGGTCGGTCTGCAGCTCGGACGTGGCGACCGTGCCCGCCCAGAGCAGCCTGCGCGACGCCGTGGACGTGATGCGCGCCGACGCCCTGCGCCGCCTGCCGGTCGTGGAGGGCGAGCGGGTCGTCGGCGTCGTGACGATGGGCGACCTGGCGGTGGCGATCGACCCCGGCTCCGCCCTGGCCGACGTCAGCGCTGCCCCGCCCAACCACTGA
- a CDS encoding SigB/SigF/SigG family RNA polymerase sigma factor, translating to MSPLTRGEGPTERSGHRRTREHDPIEGEASADAALREIGALPKDDARAARLREHVVLVYAPFVRRVALRYRGHGEPYEDVRQTAMVGLLKAVHGFDPDRGSPFVSYLLPTVLGEIKRHFRDHTWAMRVPRQHQENRARLRVAIGAFEQEHAREPTTREIGELLGLHEREAVELLKADQTYRALSLDVPDSWDGDGSQSTSPEDRLGCEEEELELVEERESLRPVLARLPEREQRLLVLRFFGDKSQSEIAAELGCSQMHVSRLLAALLQRLREDVGASEPEEG from the coding sequence TTGAGCCCGCTCACCCGAGGCGAAGGGCCCACGGAGAGGTCCGGCCACCGCCGCACGCGCGAGCACGACCCGATCGAGGGCGAGGCGTCCGCGGACGCGGCCCTGCGCGAGATCGGCGCGCTGCCGAAGGACGACGCACGCGCCGCCCGGCTGCGCGAGCACGTCGTCCTGGTCTACGCCCCCTTCGTCCGACGGGTCGCGCTCAGGTACCGGGGACACGGCGAGCCCTACGAGGACGTACGCCAGACCGCCATGGTCGGACTGCTCAAGGCCGTCCACGGCTTCGACCCGGATCGCGGCAGCCCCTTCGTCTCCTACCTGCTGCCCACGGTCCTGGGCGAGATCAAGCGCCACTTCCGCGACCACACGTGGGCGATGCGCGTGCCACGGCAGCACCAGGAGAACCGCGCCCGTCTCCGCGTCGCCATCGGCGCGTTCGAGCAGGAGCACGCGCGCGAGCCGACGACCCGGGAGATCGGTGAACTCCTCGGCCTGCACGAGCGCGAGGCCGTCGAACTCCTCAAGGCGGACCAGACCTACCGTGCCCTGTCACTGGACGTGCCCGACAGCTGGGACGGAGACGGTTCGCAGAGCACCAGTCCCGAGGACCGCCTCGGCTGCGAGGAGGAGGAGCTGGAACTGGTCGAGGAGCGCGAGTCGCTGCGGCCCGTCCTGGCACGTCTGCCCGAGCGTGAGCAGCGTCTGCTCGTGCTGAGGTTCTTCGGGGACAAGTCGCAGTCGGAGATCGCCGCGGAGCTGGGATGCTCCCAGATGCACGTGTCCCGCCTCCTGGCGGCCCTCCTGCAGCGGCTCCGCGAGGACGTGGGCGCGAGCGAGCCGGAGGAGGGGTGA
- the glgB gene encoding 1,4-alpha-glucan branching protein GlgB, with translation MDGHHHDPHSVLGLHGPTGRNLRVLRPGAVEVAAVLPDGARTELAHLHRGVFSGNVPRGTRDYRIAARYEPDGPEHVTADAYRFAPTLGELDLHLIGEGRHEELWRALGANTAEPETPMGEVPGTGFAVWAPDARGVRLIGDFNYWSGVAHPMRSLGSSGVWELFVPGVGEGDLYKFQVLGADGHWRDKADPMARRTQVPPATASVVTSSAHVWSDQEWMAERKGVEPHRAPMSVYEVHLGSWRPGLRYTELAEQLVEYVTDMGFTHVELLPVAGHPFDGSWGYQVTSYYAPTPRFGSPDEFRYLVDSLHRAGVGVFLDWVPAHFPKDEWALARFDGSALYEHPDPRRGEHPDWGTLIFNYGRTEVRNFLVANALYWLEEFHIDGLRVDAVASMIYLDYSRDSDQWEPNVFGGRENLEAIDFLKELNTTVYRRNPHVAMIAEESTAYTGVTRPVDMGGLGFGLKWNMGWMHDSLEYVKKEPVHRSYHHNDITFSMVYAYSENYVLPLSHDEVVHGKQSLFNKPPGDEWQRSATLRALLAFMWSHPGKQLLFMGGEIAQGDEWSHEQGVPWWLLQFEHHAGVQRLVRALNTAYRPRPALWSLDTDPAGFRWLDGGDHEGNTLTYLRHGEDGSVLACGVNFSPVPRPERRVGLPAGGWWEAVLNTDDPRFGGSGFPAPVRVEAEELPWDGQPFSAEITLPPLGAVWFEPERR, from the coding sequence GTGGACGGGCACCACCACGACCCGCACTCCGTGCTGGGCCTGCACGGCCCGACCGGCCGGAACCTGCGGGTCCTGCGCCCGGGCGCCGTGGAGGTGGCCGCGGTGCTGCCCGACGGCGCCCGCACCGAACTGGCCCACCTGCACCGCGGCGTGTTCTCCGGGAACGTTCCGCGCGGGACCCGCGACTACCGGATCGCGGCGCGCTACGAGCCCGACGGTCCCGAACACGTCACCGCCGACGCCTACCGCTTCGCCCCCACCCTGGGCGAGCTCGACCTGCACCTGATCGGCGAGGGCCGGCACGAGGAGCTGTGGCGGGCGCTGGGCGCCAACACGGCCGAGCCGGAGACCCCGATGGGCGAGGTGCCCGGCACGGGATTCGCGGTGTGGGCACCCGACGCCCGCGGCGTCCGGCTGATCGGCGACTTCAACTACTGGAGCGGTGTCGCACACCCCATGCGCAGCCTCGGCTCCAGCGGTGTGTGGGAACTGTTCGTGCCCGGCGTGGGCGAGGGCGACCTCTACAAGTTCCAGGTGCTGGGCGCCGACGGGCACTGGCGCGACAAGGCCGACCCCATGGCGCGGCGCACGCAGGTCCCGCCGGCGACCGCCTCCGTGGTCACCTCCTCCGCCCACGTGTGGAGCGACCAGGAGTGGATGGCCGAGCGCAAGGGCGTGGAACCGCACCGGGCGCCGATGAGCGTCTACGAGGTGCACCTGGGGTCGTGGCGGCCGGGACTGCGCTACACCGAGCTCGCGGAACAGCTGGTGGAGTACGTGACCGACATGGGCTTCACGCACGTGGAGCTCCTGCCGGTGGCCGGACACCCCTTCGACGGGTCCTGGGGCTACCAGGTCACGTCCTACTACGCGCCGACACCGCGCTTCGGCTCGCCGGACGAGTTCCGGTACCTGGTGGACTCGCTGCACCGGGCGGGCGTCGGCGTGTTCCTGGACTGGGTCCCCGCGCACTTCCCCAAGGACGAGTGGGCGCTGGCCCGCTTCGACGGCTCGGCGCTGTACGAGCACCCGGACCCCAGGCGCGGTGAGCACCCGGACTGGGGCACGCTCATCTTCAACTACGGGCGGACCGAGGTCCGCAACTTCCTGGTCGCCAACGCCCTGTACTGGCTGGAGGAGTTCCACATCGACGGGCTGCGCGTGGACGCGGTGGCCTCGATGATCTACCTGGACTACTCGCGCGACTCCGACCAGTGGGAGCCCAACGTCTTCGGCGGGCGGGAGAACCTGGAGGCGATCGACTTCCTCAAGGAGCTCAACACCACCGTCTACCGCCGCAACCCGCACGTGGCGATGATCGCCGAGGAGTCCACCGCCTACACGGGGGTGACGCGGCCGGTCGACATGGGCGGGCTGGGTTTCGGCCTGAAGTGGAACATGGGCTGGATGCACGACTCCCTGGAGTACGTGAAGAAGGAACCGGTCCACCGCAGCTACCACCACAACGACATCACGTTCTCGATGGTCTACGCCTACAGCGAGAACTACGTGCTGCCGCTGTCGCACGACGAGGTGGTGCACGGCAAGCAGTCGCTGTTCAACAAGCCGCCCGGCGACGAGTGGCAGCGCTCGGCGACCCTGCGAGCCCTGCTCGCGTTCATGTGGTCGCACCCGGGCAAGCAGCTGCTGTTCATGGGCGGGGAGATCGCCCAGGGCGACGAGTGGTCACACGAGCAGGGCGTGCCGTGGTGGCTGTTGCAGTTCGAACACCACGCGGGTGTACAGCGGCTGGTCAGAGCACTCAACACCGCCTACCGGCCGCGCCCGGCCCTGTGGTCCCTGGACACCGACCCCGCGGGCTTTCGCTGGTTGGACGGGGGCGATCACGAGGGCAACACGCTCACGTACCTGCGCCACGGCGAGGACGGGTCGGTGCTGGCCTGCGGCGTGAACTTCTCGCCGGTTCCGCGACCCGAGCGGCGCGTGGGCCTGCCCGCCGGGGGCTGGTGGGAGGCGGTGCTCAACACCGACGATCCCCGCTTCGGCGGTTCGGGCTTCCCGGCTCCGGTCCGCGTCGAGGCCGAGGAGCTCCCCTGGGACGGACAGCCCTTCTCCGCCGAGATCACCCTGCCGCCGCTGGGCGCGGTGTGGTTCGAGCCCGAACGCCGTTAG
- a CDS encoding phosphotransferase, producing MSQLEELLAAWLPRQRWFSGKGIPIQQIRIESRHRLVSSGHGGPELYLLVVQAGQRGRSSRYQVLLGARPPRDLPPELAGAAIGVCTVASGRPRVVYDATHDAELTGLLLECFVSGHPESGDGPVRFRTVPGTRVRTGARGRLLTGEQSNTSLVFGDDYVLKAFRRLWPGHNPDLELNVALAGSPYVARPCGWIEADLPGHPVPATLALLQEYVPGATDGWVLATANVRCLLGGGGGQRESALPPVSRLRTRALREGRGLSPSTESLRLRSFAEEAERLGRTTAEVHRSLAQALPTDVLSPAAAAELADAMVERLAMASAEVPELAEHAPRVLEAYADFAEVDEPLPIQRVHGDYHLGQVIRTGSTWVLLDFEGEPTVPVRDRQQLSSPLRDVAGMLRSFDYAAGFLLVGEPADPDLEWSARTWARTNREAFCAGYADGGGPDPDKHLTVLRAFEFDKAVYEVLYEARNRPDWLRVPLESIATATAARPVPG from the coding sequence ATGTCTCAACTCGAAGAGCTCCTCGCCGCCTGGCTGCCCCGACAGCGTTGGTTCTCCGGAAAGGGAATCCCCATCCAGCAGATCCGGATCGAGAGCAGGCACCGGCTGGTGTCCTCCGGTCACGGCGGACCCGAGCTGTACCTGCTCGTCGTCCAGGCGGGCCAGCGCGGCCGCAGCTCCCGCTACCAGGTCCTGCTGGGCGCGCGTCCCCCGCGGGACCTGCCGCCGGAGCTGGCCGGCGCCGCGATCGGCGTGTGCACGGTGGCGAGCGGACGCCCGCGGGTGGTCTACGACGCCACCCACGACGCCGAGCTGACCGGTCTGCTGCTGGAGTGCTTCGTTTCCGGACATCCGGAATCCGGCGACGGTCCGGTGCGCTTCCGAACCGTGCCGGGCACCCGGGTGCGCACCGGGGCGCGCGGCCGGCTGCTGACCGGAGAGCAGTCCAACACGTCGCTGGTCTTCGGTGACGACTACGTGCTCAAGGCCTTCCGCAGGCTCTGGCCCGGCCACAACCCGGACCTGGAGCTCAACGTCGCTCTGGCGGGGTCGCCGTACGTGGCACGCCCGTGCGGGTGGATCGAGGCCGACCTGCCGGGTCACCCGGTACCGGCCACCCTGGCCCTGCTCCAGGAGTACGTGCCCGGTGCCACCGACGGCTGGGTCCTGGCGACCGCGAACGTGCGGTGCCTGTTGGGGGGCGGTGGCGGACAGCGCGAGTCGGCCTTGCCGCCCGTCTCCCGCCTTCGCACCCGGGCGCTGCGCGAAGGGAGGGGGCTCTCCCCCTCAACCGAGAGCCTTCGGCTCCGGTCCTTCGCGGAGGAGGCCGAGCGCCTGGGGCGTACCACGGCCGAGGTCCACCGCTCCCTGGCGCAGGCCCTGCCCACGGACGTGCTCTCACCGGCCGCGGCCGCCGAGCTCGCCGACGCGATGGTCGAACGCCTGGCGATGGCCAGCGCGGAGGTCCCCGAGCTCGCCGAGCACGCGCCGCGGGTGCTGGAGGCCTACGCCGACTTCGCCGAGGTGGACGAGCCGCTGCCGATCCAGCGGGTGCACGGTGACTACCACCTGGGCCAGGTCATCCGGACCGGTTCCACGTGGGTACTGCTGGACTTCGAGGGCGAGCCGACCGTGCCCGTCCGCGACCGCCAGCAGCTCTCCAGTCCGCTGCGGGACGTGGCCGGAATGCTGCGCTCCTTCGACTACGCCGCCGGGTTCCTGCTCGTCGGCGAACCCGCGGACCCCGACCTGGAGTGGTCGGCCCGGACGTGGGCGCGCACCAACCGGGAGGCCTTCTGCGCCGGGTACGCCGACGGCGGCGGGCCCGACCCGGACAAGCACCTGACCGTGCTGCGCGCGTTCGAGTTCGACAAGGCCGTGTACGAGGTGCTCTACGAGGCCCGCAACCGGCCGGACTGGCTGCGGGTGCCGTTGGAGTCCATCGCCACGGCCACCGCCGCCCGGCCCGTACCCGGCTGA